The Parambassis ranga chromosome 19, fParRan2.1, whole genome shotgun sequence genome contains a region encoding:
- the LOC114451713 gene encoding nucleobindin-2-like: protein MQLLGVGSKSNAIDHQALLKQFEHLNHMNPNTFEVEDLDRLIKSATSDLENYDKNRHDDFKRYEMMKEHERRERLKNMNDEDRTKEEQHYEKMKKKHADHPIKKKKIIPNF from the exons GCAACGCAATAGACCACCAGGCCCTCCTGAAACAGTTTGAGCACCTCAACCACATGAACCCCAACACCTTTGAGGTGGAGGACCTAGACCGCCTCATTAAGTCG GCGACCAGTGACCTGGAGAACTACGACAAGAACCGCCATGATGACTTCAAGAGGTACGAAATGATGAAGGAGCACGAGAGGAGAGAGCGCCTGAAGAACATGAATGACGAGGATCGCACGAAGGAGGAGCAGCACTACGAGaagatgaaaaagaaacacGCCGACCAcccgataaaaaaaaaaaaaataattcctaATTTCTGA
- the LOC114452565 gene encoding UPF0676 protein C1494.01-like: MSIPVVDFGAYSLSVKDVDDKQLHKLSAELKTAFTEVGFVFLKNSGIVQEEVDRVMDMSKKFFLQPDQLKQPFSRKSFLNSPNHGWVSLETERLNPRRPGDLKEAFNITSLHPDIKWPSSAALTGFQEIHTSFFQLCKELSLRVLRVMAQSLDLDPDVFLSAHRLIGTDENATTLRSLYYPPVNSEKAKEGQLRCGEHSDYGSITLLFQDSEGLQVCTRSGDFISVPSIPGAILVNIADLMQRWTSDQFVSVRHRVLLPPVGDSGTRQSLAFFVHPEDEALITCCDGSNKYPPVTAGAYLLERFNDSYGRS; encoded by the exons ATGAGTATCCCAGTCGTGGACTTTGGCGCGTACAGCCTGAGTGTGAAAGATGTGGATGACAAGCAGCTGCACAAGCTGAGCGCGGAGCTGAAAACAGCTTTTACAGAAGTTGGATTTGTTTTCTTGAAGAACTCGGGGATCGTTCAGGAGGAA GTGGACCGCGTCATGGACATGTCCAAGAAGTTCTTCCTGCAGCCTGATCAGCTGAAGCAGCCCTTCAGCAGGAAAAGCTTCCTGAACAGTCCGAACCACGGCTGGGTGTCACTGGAAACCGAGAG GTTGAATCCACGCCGGCCTGGAGACCTGAAGGAGGCATTCAACATTACTTCACTTCACCCTGACATA AAATGGCCGTCATCAGCCGCCCTGACTGGTTTCCAGGAGATCCACACTTCCTTCTTCCAGCTCTGTAAAGAACTGAGTCTGCGGGTGCTTAGGGTGATGGCTCAGAGCCTGGATCTGGATCCAGATGTGTTCCTGAGTGCACACCGTTTAATAGGAA CTGATGAGAACGCCACCACACTGAGGTCCCTCTACTATCCTCCAGTGAACAGTGAGAAAGCAAAGGAAGGTCAGCTGCGGTGTGGCGAACATTCAGACTATGGCAGCATAACTCTGCTGTTCCAGGACTCGGAGGGTCTGCAG GTTTGCACACGTTCAGGTGACTTCATCTCTGTACCCAGTATCCCCGGTGCCATCCTCGTCAACATTGCTGACCTGATGCAGCGTTGGACCAGCGATCAGTTTGTCTCTGTG CGCCACAGGGTTTTGCTGCCCCCTGTTGGAGACTCCGGCACACGTCAGTCTCTGGCATTCTTTGTCCACCCAGAGGATGAGGCTCTGATCACCTGCTGCGACGGCTCCAACAAATACCCGCCTGTTACAGCAGGGGCCTACCTTCTGGAGCGCTTCAACGACTCGTATGGAAGAAGCTGA